From one Brevibacterium sp. 'Marine' genomic stretch:
- a CDS encoding glycosyl transferase has translation MSPAVTIVVVSGDDASKVELETALRPHFPEVPVVDLGGRTVREAGEMPDVAESNFLWFLTPDSRPEPDCLDELLDAIGETESIAAVGPKLMSSRRIVSAGVSTTSAGERFNPVGSGEIDQGQRDSQIETLGLDLPGLLMATTELERIGAPSRVLGPAYSGLEYSRRLRDLGARVLLAPRARLEISSASAARLGSSPHPPRSKAQIRAEQRYRLSLAGQGLFALFCLLALGHLGRIVGGLLANNFKPAGWHLSALFGLPADVSTTAPLRRANARRNRAAKRSNTTHVAALYADDEELAVQRRTMSTDSDEPRPAEVPTGGPDADAELNPVGDTEEAIDSFSRLEISGGSSLLRAPLTYVILAAVVMSGVISFRLFGPGHLDGGALGSTDIGLGEIVDRLLGRHLDVSTGAAVPADPYHLVIGALSLLFFGHVDVMVRSLLLTAPILAAVTAYAGAGSVLARRWVRGFAALLWIASPLLTTALSDGRLGVILVWICAPLVVLTLRRSLATGSIAAAAGTGLLLFVITAGVPLLLLVTILGTAVLLVAGRGLRHLWLLAPTVFLGWPWLWAVVREPGTLLTMPGQTTATDSAPTYLLAVGFPAPTDMTWLANLIADLGLGEVSAGVLELWAPVLMLPMLILAFFALIETRLELSRLTWAVGLYLGGLILAAVQVHLPAQTGPFHLIGSYPAAGLTLVSLGSILLLSLGADRAAGRRPGRGRTAGSTPRKSGTEESSATAGRAPMRGLVGLVTVAAIGLIAIGAGRATSSADPVTATSESTVPALAADRADGATQARTLRLDNVDGEVLATLVSSADGTVLGTSTVTSAETVGGWPWQRRPLPITPDQVLVAQAASALSADDAGDVGSILGELGVDFVLIGPNAGSLTNSVSVSEGLLPVGPTSSGQLWRVDKPYSGRFLIRDSEGQVSTAAMTGTTATVPAGQDGRTLTIADASDGITARIDGEPLPQPKPGAEEWASEFDLPASGGTVDITLNSPLYPVGVIVGWVLGLLSLIVAIPFGRAGKKSGRAEERA, from the coding sequence GTGAGTCCAGCCGTCACCATCGTCGTCGTCTCCGGCGACGATGCCAGCAAGGTCGAGCTCGAAACAGCTCTTCGTCCGCACTTCCCCGAGGTCCCTGTGGTGGATCTCGGGGGTCGGACGGTCCGCGAAGCCGGCGAGATGCCGGACGTCGCGGAATCGAATTTCCTGTGGTTCCTCACCCCTGACTCCCGTCCCGAACCCGACTGCCTCGATGAGCTGCTCGACGCCATCGGAGAGACCGAATCCATCGCCGCCGTCGGACCGAAGCTCATGTCCTCCCGTCGCATCGTCTCCGCCGGAGTGAGCACCACCTCGGCAGGGGAGCGGTTCAACCCCGTGGGCTCCGGGGAGATCGACCAGGGCCAGCGTGACAGTCAGATCGAAACGCTGGGTCTCGACCTGCCCGGCCTGCTCATGGCCACCACGGAACTTGAGCGCATCGGAGCACCGTCCCGCGTGCTCGGCCCCGCCTATTCCGGTCTCGAATACTCCCGTCGTCTCCGCGACCTCGGCGCTCGAGTTCTGCTGGCGCCCCGCGCGCGGTTGGAGATCTCCTCGGCCTCGGCCGCCCGGCTCGGCTCCTCACCCCACCCGCCGAGGTCGAAGGCCCAGATCCGGGCCGAGCAGCGCTACCGCCTCAGCCTCGCCGGACAGGGGCTGTTCGCACTTTTCTGCCTGCTGGCTCTCGGCCACCTCGGTCGAATCGTCGGCGGGCTGCTGGCGAACAATTTCAAGCCTGCCGGATGGCACCTCTCCGCGCTCTTCGGCCTGCCCGCCGACGTGTCGACCACCGCGCCGCTGCGCCGTGCCAACGCCCGCCGCAACCGGGCGGCCAAGCGATCGAACACCACCCACGTCGCCGCTCTCTACGCCGACGACGAAGAACTTGCCGTCCAGCGCCGGACGATGAGCACAGACAGCGACGAGCCGCGCCCGGCAGAGGTTCCCACCGGCGGACCCGACGCCGATGCCGAACTCAACCCGGTCGGCGACACCGAGGAGGCCATCGACTCCTTCTCCCGTCTGGAGATCTCCGGGGGTTCGAGTCTGCTCCGCGCACCCCTGACCTATGTGATCCTTGCCGCCGTGGTGATGAGCGGTGTCATCAGCTTTCGACTCTTCGGCCCCGGTCACCTCGACGGCGGCGCCCTGGGCTCGACCGATATCGGCCTCGGTGAGATCGTCGACCGCCTGCTCGGCCGCCACCTCGACGTCTCGACCGGTGCAGCAGTGCCTGCCGACCCCTATCATCTCGTCATCGGTGCTCTCTCCCTACTCTTCTTCGGCCATGTCGACGTCATGGTCCGCTCCCTGCTTCTGACCGCGCCGATCCTGGCCGCCGTCACCGCCTACGCGGGTGCCGGCAGCGTGCTGGCGAGGCGTTGGGTGCGCGGCTTCGCCGCTCTGCTGTGGATCGCGTCCCCGCTGCTGACGACCGCGCTGTCGGACGGTCGCCTCGGTGTGATCCTCGTCTGGATCTGCGCACCGCTGGTGGTGCTGACTCTGCGCCGCAGCCTGGCCACCGGATCGATAGCGGCAGCGGCCGGCACCGGGCTGCTGCTGTTCGTCATCACCGCCGGAGTTCCGCTCCTCCTGCTGGTCACGATCCTCGGCACAGCGGTGCTGCTGGTCGCCGGTCGCGGTCTGCGTCATCTGTGGCTGCTCGCCCCGACCGTGTTCCTGGGATGGCCATGGCTGTGGGCCGTGGTCCGCGAACCCGGAACGCTGCTGACCATGCCCGGGCAGACCACGGCCACGGACTCTGCGCCGACGTATCTTCTGGCCGTCGGCTTCCCCGCTCCGACCGACATGACCTGGCTGGCGAACCTCATCGCCGACCTCGGTCTCGGCGAGGTCTCTGCCGGCGTCCTCGAACTCTGGGCACCGGTCCTCATGCTGCCGATGCTCATTCTGGCCTTCTTCGCCCTCATCGAAACCCGGCTCGAACTCTCCCGCCTGACCTGGGCGGTCGGGCTCTACCTCGGCGGTCTCATCCTCGCCGCGGTCCAAGTGCATCTGCCCGCGCAGACGGGGCCGTTCCACCTCATCGGGTCCTACCCTGCAGCGGGACTGACTCTGGTCAGCCTCGGCTCGATCCTGCTGCTGTCTCTGGGCGCCGACCGCGCGGCCGGACGACGTCCCGGGCGCGGCCGGACCGCGGGTTCGACGCCCCGGAAGAGCGGCACCGAAGAGAGTTCCGCGACCGCTGGTCGTGCGCCCATGCGCGGCCTCGTCGGGCTCGTGACCGTGGCGGCCATCGGGCTCATCGCCATCGGCGCCGGACGGGCCACATCCTCGGCGGATCCGGTCACCGCGACGTCCGAGAGCACTGTCCCCGCCCTGGCCGCCGATCGCGCAGACGGGGCGACTCAGGCACGCACCCTCCGTCTGGACAATGTCGACGGAGAGGTGCTGGCCACTCTCGTCTCCTCTGCCGACGGCACAGTTCTGGGCACCTCGACCGTGACCTCGGCCGAGACCGTCGGAGGATGGCCGTGGCAGCGTCGTCCGCTGCCGATCACCCCCGACCAGGTGCTCGTGGCTCAGGCCGCGTCCGCGCTCTCGGCCGATGACGCCGGTGACGTCGGCAGCATCCTCGGTGAGCTCGGGGTCGACTTCGTCCTCATCGGCCCGAACGCCGGCAGCCTGACCAACTCCGTGTCCGTCTCGGAGGGTCTCCTGCCGGTCGGCCCCACCTCGTCGGGACAGCTGTGGCGCGTCGACAAGCCCTACAGCGGACGTTTCCTCATCCGCGACTCCGAAGGGCAGGTCTCCACCGCGGCGATGACGGGCACCACCGCGACGGTGCCGGCCGGCCAGGACGGGCGCACACTGACCATTGCCGACGCCTCAGACGGAATCACCGCCCGCATCGACGGCGAGCCGCTGCCGCAGCCGAAGCCCGGCGCAGAGGAGTGGGCGAGCGAGTTCGACCTGCCCGCGTCCGGAGGGACGGTCGACATCACACTGAACTCACCGCTCTACCCGGTCGGAGTCATCGTCGGATGGGTGCTCGGTCTGCTCAGCCTCATCGTGGCCATTCCCTTCGGCCGGGCAGGGAAGAAGTCCGGTCGAGCGGAGGAGAGAGCATGA
- a CDS encoding CoA transferase subunit A, with product MDKVVDTPAAAVADIADGSSIAVGGFGVVGVPEFLIRALQDQGAKDLEVISNNAGVDGRGLGILLADGRLRRIIASYVGENKEFARQYLSGELEVELTPQGTLAEKLRAGGAGIPGFYTITGAGTQVAEGGMPWKYDSDGNVVTESPAKETKVFDTFGEEKEYVLEKSLAPDYALVRAAIGDRHGNLVFHSSARNFNPPAAQSARITIAEVEKLVEPGEIDPDMVHVPGVFVHRVVPLTPEQVADKPIEKRTVREA from the coding sequence ATGGACAAAGTAGTTGATACCCCCGCAGCAGCGGTGGCCGACATTGCAGATGGATCATCGATCGCCGTGGGCGGCTTCGGTGTCGTGGGCGTGCCCGAATTCCTCATTCGGGCTCTCCAGGACCAGGGAGCCAAGGACCTCGAAGTGATCTCGAACAACGCCGGCGTCGACGGCCGCGGCCTGGGCATCCTGCTCGCCGACGGGCGACTTCGCCGCATCATCGCCTCCTACGTCGGCGAGAACAAGGAATTCGCCCGTCAGTACCTCTCCGGTGAACTCGAGGTCGAACTCACCCCGCAGGGCACCCTGGCGGAGAAGCTGCGTGCAGGAGGCGCCGGAATCCCGGGCTTCTACACCATCACGGGCGCAGGCACCCAGGTGGCCGAAGGCGGCATGCCCTGGAAGTACGACTCGGACGGCAACGTCGTCACGGAGTCCCCGGCCAAGGAGACGAAGGTCTTCGACACCTTCGGCGAAGAGAAGGAATACGTCCTCGAGAAGTCCCTGGCCCCCGACTACGCACTTGTGCGTGCGGCAATCGGCGACCGGCACGGCAACCTCGTGTTCCACTCCTCGGCCAGGAACTTCAATCCCCCGGCCGCACAGTCGGCTCGCATCACCATCGCCGAGGTCGAAAAGCTCGTCGAACCCGGCGAGATCGATCCGGACATGGTCCACGTGCCGGGCGTCTTCGTCCACCGCGTGGTGCCGCTGACACCTGAGCAGGTGG
- the manB gene encoding phosphomannomutase/phosphoglucomutase (converts mannose-6-phosphate to mannose-1-phosphate; the resulting product is then converted to GDP-mannose by ManC which is then used in the synthesis of mannose-containing glycoconjugates that are important for mediating entry into host cells) encodes MNHPEPSSSGTDPARQIPTDSELGRARTVALDAAVGAYDIRGRIPDQLDEDILFALGWATARAMAEIHTSTEVVIGHDMRPSSPGFAQSFAAGVDAAGSRAVLLGLCSTDQLYFASGIFDLPGAMITASHNPADYNGIKICGPSAAGVSLVSGLSRVRELAITAPQSDGRTIADDENAACRMREQYAARIRELTHVDEVTGLSIVLDAGNGMAGRLLGEVFGTDAGAASVPFDVIGLFTELDGTFPNHEANPLKPENLVDAARAVVDNGADLGLVFDGDADRCFFIDETGATMSASAVGALVAEREIARARALGNDRPTVIHNLITSRSVAETITAAGGHALRSKVGHSGIKTLMRETGAVFACEHSAHFYFDEFFGADSGMLAACHLIAALAGSQAPASRLVADYDRFVQSGEINFTVSDPDAVLADFVAHAGDFPDSTVDDLDGIGLQGSDWWVNLRKSNTEPLVRLNVEAADPAQVDALTRQVSDFVTARA; translated from the coding sequence ATGAACCATCCCGAACCGAGCTCGTCCGGTACCGATCCCGCACGGCAGATCCCGACGGACTCCGAACTCGGTCGGGCCCGGACGGTCGCGCTCGACGCCGCCGTCGGCGCCTATGACATCCGCGGTCGCATTCCCGATCAGCTCGACGAGGACATTCTGTTCGCCCTCGGCTGGGCGACGGCCCGCGCCATGGCAGAGATCCACACCTCCACCGAGGTGGTCATCGGTCACGATATGCGACCGAGCTCTCCCGGGTTCGCCCAGTCCTTCGCGGCCGGAGTCGACGCGGCCGGATCGAGAGCCGTCCTGCTGGGATTGTGCTCGACCGATCAGCTCTACTTCGCCTCCGGCATCTTCGACCTGCCCGGCGCCATGATCACCGCCAGCCACAATCCCGCCGACTACAACGGGATCAAAATCTGTGGACCCAGCGCCGCCGGAGTCAGCCTGGTCTCCGGACTCTCGCGAGTCAGGGAACTTGCGATCACCGCACCGCAGAGCGACGGCCGGACCATCGCCGACGATGAGAACGCAGCATGCCGGATGCGGGAGCAGTACGCGGCACGGATCCGCGAACTCACCCACGTCGACGAGGTCACGGGACTGTCGATCGTGCTCGACGCCGGAAACGGCATGGCCGGGCGCCTCCTCGGGGAGGTCTTCGGCACGGACGCGGGAGCCGCCTCGGTGCCCTTCGACGTCATCGGTCTCTTCACCGAACTCGACGGGACCTTCCCCAACCACGAGGCGAACCCGCTCAAACCCGAGAACCTCGTCGACGCCGCACGCGCCGTCGTCGACAACGGAGCCGACCTGGGCCTCGTCTTCGACGGGGACGCCGACCGCTGTTTCTTCATCGACGAGACCGGGGCGACGATGTCGGCCTCAGCCGTCGGCGCACTCGTCGCCGAACGGGAAATCGCCCGGGCCCGAGCGCTCGGGAATGACCGCCCGACAGTCATCCACAACCTCATCACCTCTCGCAGTGTGGCCGAGACGATCACAGCCGCCGGCGGCCATGCACTGAGGTCGAAGGTCGGTCATTCGGGCATCAAGACGCTCATGCGCGAAACCGGAGCCGTCTTCGCCTGCGAACACTCCGCACATTTCTATTTCGACGAATTCTTCGGTGCGGACTCGGGAATGCTCGCCGCCTGCCATCTCATCGCCGCCCTCGCCGGGTCACAGGCTCCCGCCTCTCGTCTGGTCGCCGACTACGACAGGTTCGTACAGTCCGGTGAGATCAACTTCACCGTCTCCGATCCCGATGCCGTGCTCGCCGACTTCGTCGCCCATGCCGGAGATTTCCCCGACAGCACCGTCGATGACCTCGACGGAATCGGTCTGCAGGGGTCGGACTGGTGGGTGAACCTGCGCAAGTCCAACACCGAACCTCTCGTCCGACTCAATGTCGAAGCCGCCGATCCGGCGCAGGTCGACGCACTCACCCGCCAGGTCTCGGACTTCGTCACCGCTCGCGCCTGA
- a CDS encoding DUF3499 domain-containing protein — protein MCSKVSCSRPAAATMTYVHADATVVIGPLGRRAEPGAHDLCAEHAAKLTPPVDWQLIRIDSGQAPPERSHDDLLAIADAVREAADGADRTPPRTEPTPADDPAAAGRRHGHLRIIGDS, from the coding sequence ATGTGTTCAAAAGTCAGCTGTTCGCGCCCCGCCGCCGCCACCATGACGTACGTGCACGCCGATGCGACCGTCGTCATCGGACCTCTGGGCAGGCGAGCCGAGCCGGGCGCTCATGACCTGTGCGCCGAACATGCGGCGAAGCTGACCCCACCCGTGGATTGGCAGCTCATCCGCATCGACTCCGGGCAGGCCCCGCCCGAACGCAGCCACGATGACCTGCTGGCCATCGCCGACGCCGTCCGCGAAGCCGCCGACGGAGCCGATCGGACCCCGCCCAGGACCGAGCCGACCCCGGCCGACGACCCGGCGGCCGCAGGACGCCGACACGGTCACCTGCGCATCATCGGCGACTCATGA
- a CDS encoding WhiB family transcriptional regulator, with protein sequence MQPDNSAVSPLSLLLGAADDGELSWQDQALCAQTDPEAFFPEKGGSTREAKRVCASCDVRSECLEYALANDERFGIWGGMSERERRRLKKKVV encoded by the coding sequence CTGCAGCCGGACAACTCCGCGGTCTCTCCGCTGTCGCTGCTCCTGGGTGCTGCAGACGACGGTGAACTGTCCTGGCAGGACCAGGCCCTCTGCGCTCAGACCGACCCCGAGGCGTTCTTCCCGGAGAAGGGCGGATCGACTCGTGAAGCCAAGCGGGTCTGCGCCTCCTGCGACGTCCGTTCCGAATGTCTCGAATATGCTCTCGCCAACGATGAGCGCTTCGGCATCTGGGGCGGAATGTCCGAACGCGAACGCCGCCGGCTCAAGAAAAAGGTCGTGTGA
- a CDS encoding DUF5719 family protein gives MKHQRSIVTFAAIAVPGVLVAMTSFLTPLTPGTLDRSPEQVRMPTADTRVVCPGPLLTAGDAEGTDAEFVDDSKVSTRVVSASAPIGAADGSTSSARLQVADLGGSIDFDNPSGQGFVSGDDSVDSTKLVTGFARPGAPALTTGLETVEGSSGDLTGLATLTCAQASSSFRIVAGSGATGSNSQLLLSNPGDVPVQAKVALMTPGGETAEPTELSIKAGEQRAVPLGGLAGGADALAVDVTVDGGVLAGSIQETVLDGLRPQGIDLAAGGAGADRQQVLTGLSGKDVRVRVANPSSDLAEVSLKAYGSDGEIDIPRSSMTVVGRGVAEAELGDLDATSLVVESSQRVQAGAFIGKDGEKGAADFGSIPSTDSLADTQLVALPRTGESSLNLSPGQGQVQVQGMLDDGTLTDPRSIDLNPTGTTVLNPSDVSEESVRALVLKGAQASGSQADGVHATLVVTTEDGISTVVPAPAPAGVAYRDIRLG, from the coding sequence ATGAAGCATCAGCGCAGCATCGTCACCTTCGCGGCCATCGCCGTGCCCGGAGTGCTCGTGGCCATGACCTCGTTCCTGACTCCGCTGACTCCCGGCACGCTGGACCGCAGCCCCGAACAGGTGCGCATGCCTACCGCGGATACCCGCGTCGTCTGTCCGGGCCCTCTGCTCACCGCCGGTGACGCCGAAGGCACCGATGCCGAGTTCGTCGACGATTCGAAGGTCTCGACCCGGGTCGTCTCCGCTTCCGCTCCGATCGGCGCTGCAGACGGTTCGACCTCCTCGGCTCGCCTGCAGGTCGCCGATCTGGGTGGTTCGATCGACTTCGACAATCCCTCGGGTCAGGGTTTCGTCTCCGGCGATGACAGTGTCGACTCGACGAAGCTCGTCACCGGTTTCGCCCGTCCCGGCGCGCCTGCCCTGACGACCGGTCTCGAAACCGTCGAAGGCAGTTCCGGTGACCTCACCGGCCTCGCCACACTCACCTGTGCCCAGGCGTCGAGCAGCTTCCGGATCGTCGCCGGATCCGGCGCCACCGGCTCGAATTCGCAGCTGCTGCTGAGCAATCCGGGAGACGTTCCCGTCCAGGCGAAGGTCGCCCTCATGACTCCCGGCGGTGAGACTGCAGAACCGACCGAACTGAGCATCAAGGCCGGTGAGCAGCGTGCCGTTCCGCTGGGCGGTCTGGCCGGAGGCGCCGACGCCCTGGCCGTCGATGTCACCGTCGACGGCGGAGTGCTGGCCGGCTCGATCCAGGAGACCGTCCTCGACGGCCTCAGACCGCAGGGCATCGACCTCGCCGCCGGCGGTGCCGGGGCCGATCGCCAGCAGGTGCTCACCGGACTCAGCGGCAAAGATGTGCGGGTGCGGGTGGCGAACCCGAGCAGCGATCTCGCCGAGGTGTCCCTGAAGGCGTACGGATCCGACGGTGAGATCGACATCCCCCGTTCGTCCATGACCGTCGTCGGCCGCGGTGTCGCCGAGGCCGAGCTCGGCGATCTCGATGCCACGAGCCTCGTCGTCGAATCGTCTCAGCGCGTGCAGGCGGGGGCCTTCATCGGCAAGGACGGTGAGAAGGGTGCCGCCGACTTCGGCAGCATCCCGTCAACCGACTCTCTCGCCGACACCCAGCTCGTGGCGCTTCCGCGCACGGGAGAATCCTCCCTGAATCTCTCGCCCGGTCAGGGGCAAGTGCAGGTGCAGGGAATGCTCGACGACGGAACGCTTACCGACCCGCGGTCGATCGATCTCAATCCGACGGGAACGACCGTGCTCAATCCGAGCGACGTCTCCGAGGAGTCGGTGCGCGCGCTCGTCCTCAAGGGGGCCCAAGCTTCGGGGTCGCAGGCCGATGGGGTGCATGCGACTCTCGTCGTGACCACCGAGGACGGTATCTCCACTGTCGTTCCGGCGCCGGCCCCGGCGGGTGTGGCCTACCGGGATATCCGTCTCGGCTGA
- the ahcY gene encoding adenosylhomocysteinase, with the protein MLDSTDFKVADLSLAEAGRHQIRLAEREMPGLMALREEYASTAPLAGARIAGSLHMTVQTAVLIETLVALGADVRWASCNIFSTQDEAAAAVVVGSGTPDAPAGVPVFAWKGETLEEYWWAADKIFDFADGPNLILDDGGDATMYVLKGTEFESAGGVPTAGAEDSEEFAVLLKQIATSIEATPGRFARLAAGIKGVSEETTTGVNRLYRLAEQGGLPFPAINVNDSVTKSKFDNRYGIRHSLPDGLNRATDVLIGGKIAVVIGYGDVGKGAAEALRGQGARVIVTEIDPICALQATMDGYQVDLLAEAAPQADIIITTTGNTRVLDVEVLQTLKPGAIVGNVGHFDEEIDLAGLSRLPGVTKIEIKPQVHEWSVPVPAEAGLDRDRTDFLVLSEGRLLNLGNATGHPSFVMSASFSNQVLAQIELWNAHDDYGNTVHRLAKELDEKVARLHLPALGAKLSELSKEQAEYIGVDVAGPFKPEHYRY; encoded by the coding sequence GTGCTCGATTCCACTGACTTCAAGGTCGCCGATCTCAGCCTGGCCGAGGCCGGCCGGCACCAGATCCGCCTCGCCGAACGGGAGATGCCGGGCCTCATGGCGCTGCGTGAGGAGTACGCATCGACGGCGCCGCTGGCCGGGGCGCGCATCGCCGGCAGCCTGCACATGACCGTGCAGACCGCGGTGCTCATCGAGACCCTCGTCGCCCTCGGCGCAGACGTCAGGTGGGCCAGCTGCAATATCTTCTCCACCCAGGACGAAGCCGCGGCGGCCGTCGTCGTCGGCTCCGGAACTCCCGACGCCCCGGCCGGTGTCCCGGTCTTCGCGTGGAAGGGCGAGACCCTCGAAGAGTACTGGTGGGCTGCGGACAAGATCTTCGACTTCGCAGACGGTCCCAACCTCATCCTCGACGACGGCGGCGACGCCACCATGTACGTGCTCAAGGGCACGGAATTCGAATCCGCCGGGGGAGTGCCCACCGCCGGAGCCGAGGACTCGGAGGAATTCGCAGTCCTGCTCAAGCAGATCGCCACGTCCATCGAGGCGACTCCCGGCCGGTTCGCCCGCCTGGCTGCCGGGATCAAGGGGGTGAGCGAGGAGACGACGACCGGTGTCAACCGCCTCTACCGCCTCGCCGAACAGGGCGGACTGCCGTTCCCGGCCATCAACGTCAACGACTCGGTGACGAAGTCGAAGTTCGACAATCGCTACGGCATCCGCCATTCGCTGCCCGACGGACTCAACCGCGCCACCGACGTCCTCATCGGAGGAAAGATCGCCGTCGTCATCGGCTACGGCGACGTCGGCAAGGGCGCCGCCGAGGCTCTGCGCGGGCAGGGTGCGCGCGTCATCGTCACCGAGATCGACCCGATCTGTGCGCTGCAGGCGACGATGGACGGATATCAGGTCGACCTCCTCGCCGAGGCGGCTCCCCAAGCCGACATCATCATCACCACGACGGGGAACACTCGGGTCCTCGATGTCGAGGTGCTGCAGACGCTCAAGCCCGGTGCCATCGTCGGCAACGTCGGCCACTTCGATGAGGAGATCGATCTGGCCGGGCTGTCCCGTCTGCCCGGAGTGACGAAGATCGAGATCAAACCCCAGGTCCACGAGTGGAGCGTACCCGTTCCCGCCGAGGCGGGACTCGACCGTGACCGCACGGACTTCCTCGTCCTCTCCGAAGGACGGCTGCTCAACCTGGGCAACGCCACCGGCCATCCGTCATTCGTGATGAGCGCCTCGTTCAGCAATCAGGTGCTCGCCCAGATCGAACTGTGGAACGCCCACGACGACTACGGCAACACGGTGCACCGGTTGGCGAAGGAACTCGACGAGAAGGTGGCGCGTCTCCACCTGCCGGCTCTCGGGGCGAAGCTGTCGGAACTGAGCAAGGAACAGGCCGAATACATCGGTGTGGACGTGGCGGGACCGTTCAAACCCGAGCACTACCGCTACTGA
- a CDS encoding coenzyme F420-0:L-glutamate ligase, producing the protein MNDRLLTVYAPPVEEEIGQGSDLSAILINALRRNRIDLKDGDILVVASKVVSKAEGRLRTVSDRAEFEELVAETGTHLVAERSYRSGTTVQVVRTPAGTVQAAAGLDQSNSGGAVILHPLDSDRSADGLRRRVEQAFEVRIGLVISDTSSRPWRVGVGDIAIGLSGFSGLDDQRGRPDDDGRVQTVTVRAVADEIAAAADLVKGSSRGLPMALVRGAGGYLDNGSDGARALSRDLGEDWFRHGHVEAIQRGLGVTDLPGSAPAGDNSDDILERVSRAIRVVRAGQSRTPGHAAWRMRIEGSGSRITLSPSDSPATAQSGGPPLLEAMVGLGSLVERLHTALFAEDLSASTRYHWVDGELGAFPRGVTIDIGLIVP; encoded by the coding sequence ATGAATGATCGTCTGCTCACCGTCTACGCGCCTCCCGTCGAGGAAGAGATCGGGCAGGGTTCCGACCTCTCTGCGATCCTCATCAACGCTCTGCGGCGCAACCGCATCGACCTCAAGGACGGCGATATCCTCGTCGTCGCGTCGAAGGTCGTCTCCAAAGCCGAGGGCCGCCTGCGCACGGTCTCCGATCGAGCCGAGTTCGAAGAACTCGTCGCGGAGACCGGCACCCACCTCGTCGCCGAGCGCTCCTATCGCTCCGGCACCACCGTTCAGGTCGTGCGCACTCCGGCGGGCACCGTGCAGGCCGCAGCGGGCCTCGACCAGTCGAACTCCGGCGGCGCCGTCATCCTCCACCCTCTCGACAGCGACCGGTCCGCCGATGGCCTGCGCCGACGGGTCGAACAGGCCTTCGAGGTGCGCATCGGTCTGGTCATCTCGGATACGAGTTCGCGGCCGTGGCGGGTCGGTGTCGGCGATATCGCCATCGGACTGTCCGGGTTCTCCGGCCTGGACGACCAGCGCGGGCGCCCCGATGACGACGGACGCGTCCAGACCGTGACTGTGCGCGCTGTCGCCGACGAGATCGCGGCGGCCGCGGACCTGGTCAAAGGCTCCTCCCGCGGACTGCCGATGGCGTTGGTCCGCGGGGCCGGCGGATACCTCGACAACGGCAGCGACGGTGCCCGGGCGCTGTCCCGCGATCTCGGCGAGGACTGGTTCCGCCACGGTCACGTCGAAGCCATTCAGCGCGGGCTGGGCGTCACCGACCTGCCCGGCAGCGCCCCTGCCGGCGACAACAGCGACGACATCCTCGAACGCGTCTCTCGAGCGATCCGCGTCGTCCGCGCCGGGCAGTCGCGGACTCCCGGCCATGCGGCGTGGCGGATGCGCATCGAAGGCTCCGGATCGCGGATCACGCTCAGCCCCTCTGATTCACCGGCGACCGCTCAGTCGGGCGGTCCCCCGCTGCTCGAGGCGATGGTCGGGCTCGGATCTTTGGTCGAACGTCTCCACACCGCCCTCTTCGCCGAGGATCTCAGTGCTTCCACCCGCTATCACTGGGTCGACGGTGAGCTGGGGGCCTTCCCCCGCGGGGTGACGATCGACATCGGCCTCATCGTGCCCTGA